Within the Drosophila miranda strain MSH22 chromosome Y unlocalized genomic scaffold, D.miranda_PacBio2.1 Contig_Y2_pilon, whole genome shotgun sequence genome, the region acatcgttgctctagctcttatagtctttgagcactaggcgctgaaggggacggacagacggacagacggacagacggacggacggacggacggacggacggacggacagacggacatacggacagacagacagggctcaatcgactcggctattgatgctgatcaagaatatatatactttatggggtcggaaacgattccttctggacgttacacacatccacttttaccacaaatctaatataccccaatactcattttgagtatcgggtataaaaagaagcACTAGCCGATGGCTGATAAACACTTTGAAAATACACTGAAAATTGTCTGAAATTGAAGAGGGAAATCCGCCGATTCCCACTCATATATTTGGCTTCATCAAAAATATTAAACCAGAATGAATAAATTTCAATACTTTAAAAGCCTCTGAGATGCTTCAATCGCTCTGCTTTAccaagccttttagcagaataGGTTCTACCCTCTGGAAGGGCATAAAAAAGGTCTCTCGTTCGTTGTTGCTGCTGACTTTTGGCCACAAAAACGTTGAAAATATTTGTGTTTCCACTTATTTGCATTACTGCCACGAACCGAATTACTGTCTCTCCAtctgtctgtctatctgtgGGTGGATTTCAGGGCACATAAGCCCGAGCAGACTGAACCAATTCCGCTGAGCGGGTGGGAGCAGAGTGCGCTCCTTCGAAGGGGTCAAGCCAATAAATaagtaaatacatacatacgagtacgagtatttttgaattttggTTGGGGAACTGGGACAACAGTGCCTTTGCCTTCTTTTCGTTTGTACTTGTAATTCACACACATATTTTTGTAAAGGTAGGGGAATACACAGAAAAACCAGTCTAAATCGAGGAAAATGTATTTGGAATTGTATAAATTGAAATAATACTTAAGGCAGCGAAATGTGGCATCAACGAGAGTTGAAGAAACCCAATTGGGTGAAAATACCCACCCATCCAACCAGATCAGTGGCAGCCACTTCGAACTGCCCTAAGTCTTGCCTGCTGTCCAGAAAACCGATCAAGTCCGCAACTTCTAGTTTACAATCCAGAAAACCCGCACGTCCAGCGAAACTTTAGCTTAACAAGTGCTGGCAAATGGCCACCGATCCCGCCAATCTTTGTGCTTCCAGCCCAGAGGAGGCCGATAAGATAGGTAAGGCCGAGCCTAAGGAGAAGTCCAAGACGAAGCCAAAGGATAATCAGGAGCCCATGTCGTGGGACGAGCTGGAGCGCAGGCCGAGCGATGATCTGGAGCGATGATCTGGGGATGCAAAGCAATCGAAGAAGAAGCCCCTGGATAAGAACCGGCCGTCGAGGAGTCCGTTCTCCGCACACCGAAAGCAGTCGCCCCGCAGGACCATTGATTTCTCGAAGATAAAATTCTTAGATGCCAGAACGGGGCTATGGGACACCCCAACGACACCCACCGACGAGGGGGATTCATGCTCGATGATCAAGCACAATCGTCGTCCGCGGCTGAAGATCGGGCCGGTCAGATCGAAGAAGTGGTATGGGATTCCGCTGTGCGGTCGAACCGGCCTGATCATGGGCATGCCCTGTCCCTCGTCCAAGGAGACACAGCTGCGGCAGGAGCAGCTCTACCAGCAACCTGAATATCAGGATCAGCACGCACTCATGCTCCAGTCGCAGCTGCGCCAGCAGGAGGACTTTTATGACAAACAGACCATGCCCAGGACACTGCGGTTCGTACTCGGAACAGAGCCGTACGGGGTGCCCTCGAAAAAGCAGTTCCAGCGTGTGCAGAAGGGCCAGCGGTATTGCGGCAACTTTTACTACAACTAAATTCAAGGCTACTGAGCTGCaactcaataaatatttggcAATCGAAGGCTGTACTTGAGTGGAAGAACTTTCAGGTATAGGGGGGATAGATGCTTGCCAGAATTAATTTAACAGCTTAATAGATCAAACCGTATTACGGATCTGCGGTCGGTCAGATGGTTTTTCAAACTGCTTGCCTGACTGCTTTTCCTATTGCTTGTCATAGTAGGTTTCTATTAACTGCTTGCCAGAAGGGGGGGAGCAGGCCTCTGCACGCAGACACAATTAAAATCGGGGAAACGAGGGGCGGTGCAGCcaacacagacacagaccAAAAGGCGAAAACAGCGAAACAGCGCAATGGAAACGAGCAAATAATGAAGTGGATAAACTTTGCTGAAACATTGAGTTTTCGAACCGAAATCCAAATACAAAATTGAACAGTGGgaggagacagagagagggcgaCTGTAAGCCATGAGAATAGCGCAGAAGTAACGGAAAAGCAGTGGAATGAGGGGGGAATACTATTTTCCTGTATTATTCAAAGGTATCATGGCATCGTGAGGCGCGCAAAAGTgacaaaaatacaaaagaaaatgaaaagaaaacaCCGCAAAAATAACTCCTTGAGTTTTCCCCATTTCGCCCGACCccgaaataaattaaaatataattaaaaacgagggggaacgttgtgagttgctgcggacaccgcaactctacagttatacccgatactaagtcagtatggctctcctccggcagacgccgctaatattaaacgacacgacaaagttTTCCCCATTTCGCCCGACAccgaaataaattaaaatataattaaaaacgagggggaacgttgtgagttgctgcggacaccgcaactctacagttatacccgatactaagtcagtatggctctcctccggcagacgccgctaatattaaacgacacgacaaagagtgcgtgcgagagagacagaaaatcagtctgagcgtgacgtcgggcgctgcgtagccactgcaaattgatttgttcctattggctataaaaatgatctgatctgatccagattcagcaatctgatagatatggtcattatctatgattctgcgtttttagttttctcaaatgtgcaatattgtggatgcaacagattttcgttctttgtgtgggcggaagggggtgaggtgAAATTTTGGGATACatgttttatagtaagatctaacaggagtgcggataccaaatttggttactctagccttaatagtctctgagatttttgaatatccccagattttcgtcctttgcgggggcggaaaggggtgtggcgaaattttgaaacaaactcgtctcggtccgatatattaggagtttggatacaaaatttggttgctctagcttttgtagtctctgagatctaggcgctaatgttttactctaagcaaagccgcctatgctacgtgtgtgttagagagagacagggcgagaaaaaatgaaattgttttcttgatgctggctataataataatacgatccaattcagattctgcagtcttaaagatatggtcattctctacaactctacgtttttggttttctcatatctttaaaattgttgatgccacagattttcgtcttttgtgggggcggaagtgggcggggcgaagttttgatatatttctgtatcagtgacatatcacagaagtctggatccaaaacatcgttgctctagctcttatagtctttgagcactaggcgctgaaggggacggacagacggacggacggacagacagacagggctcaatcgactcggctattggtgctgatcaagaatatatatactttatggggtcggaaacgattccttctggccattacacacatccacttttaccacaaatctaatataccccaatactcattttgagtatcgggtataaaaacaacaCTTGAGGTTTTCCATGTGGAGGgggaaaaaagaaagaaaaacaacgagggggaacgttgtgagttgctgcggacaccgcaactctacggttatacccgatactaagtcagtatggctctcctccggcagacgccgctaatattgaacgatacgacaaagagtgcgtgcgagagagagaaaatcagtctgagcgtgacgtcgggcgctgcgtagccactgcaaattgatttgttcctattggctataaaaatgatctgatctgatccagattcagcaatctgatagatatggtcattatctatgattctgcgtttttagttttctcgaatgtgcaatattgtggatgcaacagattttcgttctttgtgtgggcggaagggggtggggtgaaattttgggATACatgttttatagtaagatctaacaggagtgcggataccaaatttggttactctagccttaatagtctctgagatttttgaatatccccagattttcgtccttt harbors:
- the LOC117193805 gene encoding uncharacterized protein LOC117193805, encoding MIKHNRRPRLKIGPVRSKKWYGIPLCGRTGLIMGMPCPSSKETQLRQEQLYQQPEYQDQHALMLQSQLRQQEDFYDKQTMPRTLRFVLGTEPYGVPSKKQFQRVQKGQRYCGNFYYN